One Meiothermus sp. CFH 77666 genomic window carries:
- a CDS encoding shikimate dehydrogenase, producing MKLGLIGFPVEHSLSPYMQEAALKAAGLEGSYRVLETPPPVLRARLQEIRRDYSGVNITIPHKESVLPYLDELSPEASTIGAVNTIVCDQHRLIGYNTDAPGFISGLDEAGISYRHKKALILGAGGAARAIAYALKEEGTHVAIYNRTLERAQALCEALGLHLVTEPLLEAAIRSCDLLINTTSVGLQDPQSSPLPEGLLPREGAVVDIIYNPPVTRLMQEAQKAGLPTLGGLPMLVWQGALAFELWTGVKPDVRVMYEAARARLGEALQT from the coding sequence GTGAAGCTCGGCTTAATAGGATTTCCAGTCGAACATTCCCTTTCACCCTACATGCAAGAAGCGGCCCTGAAAGCGGCAGGGCTGGAAGGTTCCTATCGGGTCCTCGAGACCCCACCCCCGGTTTTGCGGGCCCGCTTGCAAGAAATTCGGCGAGACTACAGCGGGGTCAATATCACCATTCCCCACAAAGAGAGCGTGCTGCCCTACCTGGACGAGCTGAGTCCGGAAGCCAGCACCATTGGCGCGGTTAACACGATTGTGTGCGACCAGCATCGGCTGATCGGCTACAATACCGATGCTCCGGGGTTTATTTCCGGTCTGGACGAGGCGGGTATCTCCTACCGCCACAAAAAAGCCCTGATACTGGGGGCCGGGGGGGCTGCCAGAGCCATCGCCTATGCTCTCAAGGAAGAAGGGACCCATGTAGCCATCTACAACCGCACCCTCGAGCGGGCCCAGGCCCTGTGCGAAGCCCTGGGCCTGCACCTGGTCACGGAGCCCTTGCTGGAGGCGGCGATTCGTAGCTGTGACCTGCTCATCAACACCACCAGCGTGGGCTTGCAAGACCCCCAGAGTTCGCCCCTGCCGGAGGGCTTGTTGCCGCGTGAAGGGGCTGTGGTAGACATCATTTACAACCCACCCGTAACCCGCTTGATGCAGGAGGCGCAGAAAGCCGGCCTGCCTACCTTGGGGGGATTGCCGATGCTGGTCTGGCAGGGAGCGCTGGCCTTTGAACTCTGGACGGGAGTCAAACCAGACGTCCGAGTCATGTACGAAGCGGCTCGCGCTCGCCTGGGTGAAGCCCTACAAACATGA
- a CDS encoding NfeD family protein, which yields MRTLLFAFLLVTSLAQAKTYIIPIEGTIDGPLATFVEQSLEQAEREGASGVVFRVNTPGGRVDAAIRITDRILASTVPTLAVIENAFSAGALISLAAQQIMMLPGSNIGAALPITVTPVVGNATAADRKVISALKGKFRAVAEARNRPANIAEAMVDPEVEVRGITTKGEPLTLSARKAVELKVADAEVASLRAALEKAGFNTDTQEVQPGPQVRVARFLTDPTIAAILLAVGVLGLILEFFTPGTFIPAIIGLTALGLFFLGGYLAGLSSALTIILLFGGLLLVVFELFVTPGFGIPGLVGLGLIGASIYFTFGDEALQVGSFAIIGLAVGLFLIFRYLPRGRVARPFVLSSAVEEVAPPKNELESLLGAIGSALTDLRPAGTAQFGDRRVDVVTSGEFIERGQTIRVVQVEGPRVVVRKVDS from the coding sequence GTGAGAACCTTACTTTTCGCCTTCCTGTTGGTTACCTCTTTGGCGCAGGCCAAAACCTATATCATCCCTATTGAGGGAACGATAGACGGGCCGCTGGCTACCTTCGTAGAGCAATCCCTCGAGCAAGCCGAGCGCGAAGGGGCCAGCGGGGTGGTTTTCCGGGTTAATACCCCCGGTGGGCGGGTGGATGCCGCCATCCGCATCACCGACCGCATCCTGGCCTCCACCGTGCCCACCCTGGCGGTCATCGAGAATGCCTTCTCGGCAGGGGCCCTTATCTCCCTGGCAGCCCAGCAGATCATGATGCTGCCTGGATCTAACATCGGCGCAGCCCTGCCCATCACGGTCACCCCGGTAGTGGGCAACGCCACCGCTGCCGACCGCAAGGTAATCTCGGCCCTGAAGGGCAAGTTCCGGGCGGTGGCCGAGGCCCGCAACCGCCCCGCCAACATCGCCGAGGCCATGGTAGACCCCGAAGTGGAGGTACGCGGCATTACCACCAAGGGCGAACCCCTCACCCTCTCGGCCCGTAAAGCGGTGGAGCTGAAGGTGGCCGACGCCGAGGTAGCCAGCCTGCGAGCAGCCCTCGAGAAGGCCGGTTTCAACACCGATACCCAGGAAGTGCAGCCCGGCCCTCAGGTGCGGGTGGCCCGCTTCCTTACCGACCCCACCATCGCCGCCATTCTGCTCGCGGTCGGGGTATTGGGGCTCATTCTGGAGTTCTTCACCCCCGGCACTTTTATCCCCGCCATCATTGGCCTGACGGCGCTGGGCCTGTTCTTCCTGGGCGGTTATCTGGCGGGTCTGTCCAGTGCGCTTACCATCATCCTGCTCTTTGGGGGCCTGTTGCTGGTGGTGTTTGAGCTTTTCGTAACCCCCGGCTTTGGCATACCCGGTCTGGTGGGGCTTGGGCTGATTGGCGCCTCGATCTACTTCACCTTTGGCGATGAGGCCTTGCAGGTGGGCTCCTTTGCCATCATCGGGCTGGCGGTGGGGTTGTTCCTGATCTTTCGCTACCTTCCCCGTGGACGGGTCGCCCGGCCTTTTGTGCTGAGCAGCGCCGTGGAGGAAGTAGCGCCCCCTAAAAACGAACTCGAGTCGCTGCTGGGGGCCATCGGCAGTGCCCTAACCGACCTGCGCCCTGCGGGTACCGCCCAGTTCGGGGATCGCCGTGTGGATGTGGTGACCTCAGGGGAGTTCATTGAACGCGGCCAAACCATCCGGGTCGTTCAGGTCGAGGGGCCCCGGGTGGTTGTTCGCAAGGTGGATAGCTGA
- a CDS encoding YigZ family protein yields the protein MSSLHTRLTLECPWSHELEVKHSHFVAWAAPVASPEEALAYVQTVRDPQATHNCWAYRAGPQYRFSDDGEPSGTAGRPILSAIEGQGLDGVVVVVTRYFGGIKLGAGGLVRAYGSAASECLRQAPKRVMVPRVRCALQAPFEFSNTLFHLLEGLHRESETYNQAGLSVVFTLDENQLPLFQEQVRDQTRGRAVLRVLERLEGY from the coding sequence ATGAGCAGTCTGCATACAAGGCTTACCCTGGAGTGCCCGTGGAGCCATGAACTCGAGGTCAAGCACTCGCACTTTGTGGCATGGGCGGCCCCGGTCGCCAGCCCCGAAGAGGCCCTGGCGTATGTGCAGACCGTGCGAGACCCCCAAGCCACCCACAATTGCTGGGCCTACAGGGCGGGGCCGCAGTACCGCTTTTCCGACGACGGCGAACCCTCTGGAACGGCAGGCCGCCCCATCCTGAGCGCCATCGAGGGGCAGGGGCTGGATGGGGTCGTGGTGGTGGTGACCCGCTACTTTGGGGGCATCAAGCTGGGCGCTGGTGGATTGGTGCGGGCTTACGGGAGCGCGGCCTCGGAGTGTCTGCGGCAAGCCCCCAAGCGGGTCATGGTGCCCAGGGTGCGCTGTGCGCTGCAAGCCCCCTTCGAGTTCAGCAACACCCTGTTTCACCTGCTGGAAGGACTCCACCGTGAATCCGAGACCTACAACCAAGCCGGGCTGTCGGTGGTTTTCACGCTCGACGAGAACCAACTGCCCCTATTCCAGGAACAGGTGCGCGACCAGACTCGAGGCAGGGCGGTTCTGCGGGTGCTGGAGCGGCTCGAGGGTTATTGA